The DNA segment ATGGAGTGGGGTCGATCGGTGGTGATGCTGGAGGCGGTGGAGGAGGAGGTGCACGATTTGGTGAAGCAACTCTACCTACTGCAGGTTCAGATTCGCAAGATGATTTGGCCGCACCTGTAAGTGGTGGAGCTGCAGGCACAAGTAGTTATGCTCCGGAAAATAATTTTGAATCTTTACTTACTGGTGGAGCCGGGGGTGGTGCAGGCGGAAGTGGTGATAATAGCGGAACACTCCATTCAAGTGGTGCTGGTGGCGGTGGCGGTGGCGCTTTGAGAATTGTTGCTGGTGGAGATATTGTCATAGAAGTTGGAAGAACTATTTCTTCAAATGGTGGAGCAGGTGGTGATGGTAGTGGAAATGTTAGTGGCGGCGGAGGTGGCGGCGCTGGTGGAGCAATCTTCTTACAGGCCAAAGGTGATATTAAAAATAATGGATCTATAACAGCTACAGGTGGAGCTGGTGGGGATGGAACATTTGCAGCTAATGATAATGACGGTGGAAATGGTGGAAGTGGGAGAATCAGATTAGATGACGCCGATGGTATTATAACTGGAACAGGAACTACAAACCCAGCTTCGGTTAATAAGGTTATAGCTTCTGACTTATTCCAAAATTATAATTCAGATATCAAGTGTGGAACTATACCTTTTAAAGAAAAGATAGAGATAAAAAGAGCTATTCTATCTAGCATTTCAATTTTTCTAATAATTTATTTGATATCGTATGGATGTCTTTACATTGGTCATTTTAATTTCAGAAGAATCTTTTTTAGCTGAATATGACTCGTAACCAAGTCCAATAGAAAAACTATTTTTGAAATAGACTCTCTGATCAATCTCCATATGAGACAGGTCTCCTAAAGAGTATAGTCCTGTTGTTTCATTTTTCATTGAGAATAAATTATACCTAAGCTTAACTGCAAGAGGGATACCTAAAGAAGAGTTCTTTTCTTCTTGAATATTTCCCGATGATCTCAAATACGAAGTATACGAGTTAATTGAAGCTCCTATGGACAGCTTTAAGCGCTGATCGAAAAAGAAGCGTCCATAAATAGATTGAAAAGATAAGACGCCATAGGAAAGGTCATTATATACTTGACCTGAAAATCTTCTAAGAGTTGTTTCAATGGAGCTTTTTTGATTAAAGATATGAAAATTTCCAAGTTTGAAAGATGAAAACACAATGCCATCAGCATTAATAGAGTAGGTTGAATAAGATTGTTCAAAACTGGATGAAAGTACTTCATATTGAAAAAAGAAATTAGAACTAGATAGAAGCGAAGTTTGTCTTCTTTTTCTTTTCTTTTCTTGTTTTTCTCTCTTAGTTTTAGTGGATTTTTTTATTACCTTTTCTTCTTTAATTAAAAACTTTCTTACCGTACTTTCACTTTCATAACCAAACTGATTCTTAGCAACTATTTTCCAGTAATATTGTCCCTGTGATAAACGGATATTGTACTTATTTGTTTCAATTGTTCTTTTTACATATAGTTTACTAAAATTTTTATTCTTAGAAATTAGTAGAGAGTACTTTAGAGGGCCTTGATGAGCTTTCCATTTAAAACGAATAGAACTTCTTTTTCCTTTGAAAAGAGCATGATTTTTTGGAAGTAGAAGCTTTGTACTGGGAACTTCTTTATATATCCTTGGAAGCGAGAAAACTATTTTTGATAAGTTTGAAAATTCACTTTGCCTATCCCAGTGGTCTATTGTTGCAATTCTCCAAAAATATGTACCTTCTCTTACAGAGTTGAGAGTATAGGAATTACTGTCTAACGTTACGGAGAGTATTAATTCGTTTAAGTTCTTATCCTTATATATTTCTAATATATAGTTTTTGGAATTTTCTACATCTTTCCAAGTTATTCTTGCAGATGTGTTTAGCTCACTCGCAGAGGCAGATGGAATGAGTATATTTATTAAGTTAAGTATAAAATCTTTTGCTTTTTTTAAAATACTATTTACTTTAATTTCAATATTAAGATCTTCAATAACTGGTCTTGATGGCGCAGGTGTAGGTGTTATAATAACTTTTTGAGGAGAGCTAAAAGTTTCTTTTTGATTTGGGTAGATTACCTTTGTTCTCCAGAAGTAGTCTCCAATTGTAGGGAAAGTAACACTGGAGTTATTAGAGAATGTTTCCTTCGTAATAATGACTTCATTAAAGTCACTTGTTTTGGAAACTTCTAGAAAGTACTTTGGTCTTTCATTATTAAACTTACTAGATTCTTTCCATTTAAATGTGACTTTTTCTTTAGGTTTAGAAAGAACTATTTTAGTACCTGCTTTTGGAATAAAGTTTGAGTTATCAATAAGATCAACTTTAAATGTTATAGTTTTCGAAAAGGCTGTTTCTCTAGATAGTGAATCTAGTTGTCTTACTCTGTAGTGATATGTACCAGTAGACTTTGGTGCCCATAGGAGAACGTTGCTTGAAATTTTTTGTTCAGATACAAGTGTTTTAAAATCTATATCTTTTGATATCTGTACATGATAATTTGCAGCTCGTTCACCAGTCCATCTAAATGATGATTTAGTTTCCCCAAAAAGAGTTATTATTTCATTGTTCTTAGGGGTAGAAGGAATAGGTGCACTTGGGAGAAATGGCTCCGATAAATCAAAATCTCTATATTCACTCCAAGCTTGACTCGTTGGTCTGATTCTCCACTTATATGATCCTGCTGTTGAAAGAGAGAGGCTTGTAAAGTTAGAATTAAGATTTTTCTTTTCGACGATCTCAGGGCCAGTTAACTCAA comes from the Halobacteriovorax sp. HLS genome and includes:
- a CDS encoding FecR domain-containing protein; this encodes MNTNRLDFILFPLLLCIFLASLYSLLSDQIVTNSLKADSIAQVIQMNNTVKTKKSFNYHWINTRSGEALNENDQIFTYNNSSAEIKLKSGAKIHVTPNSLISLKSQGEQTGINIENGLILADLSNTNEKIKVDLGGEEVELSSKDAQLQITKQDGKSKIEIIKGEVILKDKGNAISLKQGQLLSKKNGKLNIDESPINLLFPINGSILREQERISFDWKSSSNKTEERVFISKYSNFKKYKITKNNTKLRPGVYYWKVSSKEKESGLRMFRVLPETTTYLEKPQAEEILILNNESKVVHFNWKDEHFNSFDFELTGPEIVEKKNLNSNFTSLSLSTAGSYKWRIRPTSQAWSEYRDFDLSEPFLPSAPIPSTPKNNEIITLFGETKSSFRWTGERAANYHVQISKDIDFKTLVSEQKISSNVLLWAPKSTGTYHYRVRQLDSLSRETAFSKTITFKVDLIDNSNFIPKAGTKIVLSKPKEKVTFKWKESSKFNNERPKYFLEVSKTSDFNEVIITKETFSNNSSVTFPTIGDYFWRTKVIYPNQKETFSSPQKVIITPTPAPSRPVIEDLNIEIKVNSILKKAKDFILNLINILIPSASASELNTSARITWKDVENSKNYILEIYKDKNLNELILSVTLDSNSYTLNSVREGTYFWRIATIDHWDRQSEFSNLSKIVFSLPRIYKEVPSTKLLLPKNHALFKGKRSSIRFKWKAHQGPLKYSLLISKNKNFSKLYVKRTIETNKYNIRLSQGQYYWKIVAKNQFGYESESTVRKFLIKEEKVIKKSTKTKREKQEKKRKRRQTSLLSSSNFFFQYEVLSSSFEQSYSTYSINADGIVFSSFKLGNFHIFNQKSSIETTLRRFSGQVYNDLSYGVLSFQSIYGRFFFDQRLKLSIGASINSYTSYLRSSGNIQEEKNSSLGIPLAVKLRYNLFSMKNETTGLYSLGDLSHMEIDQRVYFKNSFSIGLGYESYSAKKDSSEIKMTNVKTSIRYQINY